One Tessaracoccus lacteus DNA window includes the following coding sequences:
- a CDS encoding TRM11 family SAM-dependent methyltransferase — protein MSRYLMLRTPSANRVYAGEAAPLTAAELELTAPFARDIADVEIAGVGYLAFDADDLAPTQLATLATQSACFALFESAGDLLRPVALPRPFDLDDDLITIPKYQGKTNEQFTQLLLSVTLAAVTREPTGPRQVLDPLAGRGTTLSTALLLGHDAYGVEGDEKAFQQMASFYKTWLRRKRIKHTADVTGVRRDGKSIGQRFDASIQLADRTARVTAFTGDTRTSADLFGKKKFDVIVTDAPYGVMHGSSTDVRGVSGRRDRSPAGLLREAVPVWTSQLMHGGALGIAWNTFGLSRGDLAEILSRSGLVVCEGGAWERFAHRVDSSIRRDLIVAVRP, from the coding sequence TACCTCATGCTGCGCACCCCGTCTGCCAACCGCGTCTACGCAGGCGAGGCTGCGCCGCTGACGGCCGCTGAGCTGGAGCTCACTGCGCCGTTCGCGCGCGACATCGCCGACGTGGAGATCGCGGGCGTGGGCTACCTCGCCTTCGACGCCGACGACCTGGCCCCAACGCAGCTGGCGACGCTGGCCACCCAGTCGGCCTGCTTCGCCCTGTTCGAGTCGGCCGGGGATCTGCTGCGTCCCGTGGCGCTGCCCCGGCCCTTCGACCTGGATGACGACCTGATCACCATCCCGAAGTACCAGGGCAAGACCAACGAACAATTCACCCAACTGCTTCTCAGCGTGACTCTCGCCGCCGTCACCCGCGAGCCTACGGGCCCACGACAGGTGCTCGATCCGCTAGCCGGCCGCGGCACCACCCTCTCGACGGCCCTACTGCTCGGCCACGACGCGTACGGCGTCGAGGGCGACGAGAAGGCCTTCCAGCAGATGGCGTCGTTCTACAAGACCTGGTTGCGCCGCAAGCGCATCAAGCACACCGCCGACGTGACCGGCGTGCGGCGCGACGGCAAGTCGATCGGACAGCGCTTCGACGCCTCCATCCAGCTGGCCGACCGCACCGCCAGGGTTACGGCCTTCACCGGAGACACCCGCACCTCGGCCGACCTGTTCGGTAAGAAGAAGTTCGACGTCATCGTGACCGACGCCCCCTACGGCGTCATGCACGGCTCGTCGACCGACGTGCGCGGCGTCTCGGGCCGCCGCGACCGCTCACCTGCCGGTCTGCTTCGCGAAGCGGTGCCCGTCTGGACGTCCCAACTGATGCACGGCGGAGCCCTCGGCATCGCCTGGAACACCTTCGGCCTGTCCCGCGGCGACCTCGCCGAGATCCTGTCGCGCTCCGGCCTGGTGGTGTGTGAGGGTGGCGCGTGGGAGCGCTTCGCGCACCGCGTCGACTCCTCGATCCGACGAGACCTGATCGTCGCGGTGCGCCCCTGA